A genomic stretch from Gemmatimonadaceae bacterium includes:
- the hrcA gene encoding heat-inducible transcription repressor HrcA, protein MGLPELSERERKVLEAVIQSYVETAEPAGSRTISRRFGLGVSPATIRNTMSDLEEKGYLYHPHTSAGRVPTDIAYRQYVDALMRAPQAPRPEAERLSEQLAGSGASAIETILRRAAQSLSIVTQELGVALGPRLDSVRLQRLELVRLTEERLLLVLTLEGGAVRTIFVEVPGQMAERVVAEVMVVLNQRLAGLTLREIRQSLGERLRDTSATPGATDLLNVFVQEGDTLFDLPVGTDDSGVVLGQASVLADQPEFTSGDGMRRLLDLTERKTHLAELLRTRSAAPGLSITIGNEHGDPRLERFTIVTAEYSVGALSGVIGVIGPTRMPYDKVIALVRHTSVLVSDILH, encoded by the coding sequence CAGAGCTACGTCGAGACCGCGGAGCCTGCCGGATCCAGAACCATTTCGCGCCGATTTGGCCTTGGCGTCTCGCCCGCGACGATCCGCAATACCATGAGCGACCTCGAGGAGAAGGGGTATCTCTACCATCCCCACACCTCGGCGGGTCGTGTGCCGACGGACATCGCGTATCGGCAGTACGTCGATGCCCTGATGCGGGCCCCGCAGGCGCCGCGGCCAGAGGCCGAGCGTTTGAGCGAGCAGCTCGCGGGGAGTGGCGCGTCGGCGATCGAGACCATCCTGCGCCGCGCCGCGCAGAGCCTGTCGATCGTGACCCAGGAACTGGGCGTTGCCCTCGGGCCGCGGCTCGACAGCGTCCGACTGCAGCGGCTCGAACTCGTGCGGCTGACCGAAGAGCGGCTGCTCCTGGTGCTGACGCTCGAAGGGGGAGCGGTGCGCACCATCTTCGTCGAGGTGCCCGGCCAGATGGCGGAACGCGTGGTGGCCGAGGTGATGGTCGTGCTCAACCAGCGCCTTGCCGGACTCACGCTGCGCGAGATCCGTCAGTCGTTAGGTGAGCGGCTGCGCGACACGTCGGCGACTCCCGGCGCCACCGACCTCCTCAATGTCTTTGTGCAGGAGGGCGATACGCTCTTCGACCTGCCGGTCGGTACGGACGATTCCGGGGTGGTGCTCGGCCAGGCCTCGGTACTCGCCGACCAGCCGGAGTTCACCAGCGGCGACGGCATGCGCCGCCTTCTCGACCTGACGGAACGCAAGACGCACCTCGCCGAACTGCTGCGGACGCGATCCGCGGCGCCGGGGCTCTCGATCACCATCGGCAACGAACACGGCGATCCGCGACTCGAGCGGTTCACGATCGTCACCGCCGAGTATTCGGTCGGTGCGCTCTCGGGCGTGATTGGCGTGATCGGTCCGACGCGGATGCCGTACGACAAGGTGATCGCGCTGGTTCGGCATACGTCGGTGCTCGTCTCCGACATCCTGCACTGA
- the dnaJ gene encoding molecular chaperone DnaJ yields MADYFKVLGVARDASDDDIKQAYRRLATKWHPDKNEGSKDAEEKFKEITEAYDVLRDPEKRAAYTRYGEAGLRGASAGGFHHVDLSEALNIFMRDFGGFGGLNDLFAQGNRRSGPRSGQDVKITVELSLAEVSAGTTKTFTVKLLDPCEKCAGTGAEPGTKPTTCHTCSGSGEVRRAQRSFFGQFVSVAPCPMCSGEGVVVTSPCKKCRGEGRLRGEHTIPVQIPAGVSSGQYMTLRGLGNAGARGGPRGDVLIVFDVADDPRFERDGEDLYTEVLVSYPQLVLGADVDVPVLGGRLSVRIPPGTQSGQIIHLRGRGLPQVNASGVGDMHVRVQLWTPDRVSREEEALLRELLAHAQTPPESARSKGFWSRMKEALGA; encoded by the coding sequence ATGGCTGACTACTTCAAGGTGCTCGGCGTCGCACGCGACGCGAGCGACGATGACATCAAGCAGGCGTATCGCCGGCTCGCGACCAAATGGCACCCGGACAAGAACGAGGGTTCCAAGGACGCCGAGGAGAAGTTCAAGGAGATCACCGAGGCGTATGACGTGCTTCGCGATCCCGAGAAGCGCGCGGCCTACACCCGCTACGGCGAAGCCGGGCTCCGCGGCGCGAGTGCCGGTGGCTTCCATCACGTGGATTTGTCCGAGGCGCTCAACATCTTCATGCGCGACTTCGGCGGGTTCGGCGGCTTGAACGACCTGTTTGCCCAGGGGAACCGGCGCTCAGGGCCGCGAAGCGGTCAGGACGTCAAGATCACGGTCGAACTGAGTCTCGCCGAGGTCTCCGCGGGGACGACCAAGACCTTCACGGTCAAGCTGCTCGATCCGTGCGAGAAATGCGCCGGCACGGGCGCCGAGCCGGGGACCAAGCCCACCACGTGCCACACGTGCAGCGGGAGCGGGGAAGTGCGGCGCGCGCAACGTTCATTCTTCGGACAGTTTGTGTCCGTGGCCCCGTGCCCGATGTGCTCCGGTGAAGGCGTGGTCGTGACGTCGCCGTGCAAGAAGTGCCGTGGCGAGGGACGATTGCGCGGTGAGCACACCATCCCGGTCCAGATTCCGGCCGGCGTGTCCTCGGGGCAATACATGACGCTGCGTGGCCTCGGCAACGCCGGTGCGCGTGGCGGGCCGCGCGGCGATGTGCTCATCGTCTTCGATGTGGCCGACGATCCGCGCTTCGAGCGCGACGGCGAGGATCTGTACACCGAAGTCCTGGTGTCGTACCCGCAGCTGGTCCTTGGTGCCGATGTCGACGTCCCGGTGCTCGGCGGGCGGCTGTCCGTGCGCATTCCGCCGGGAACCCAGAGTGGCCAGATCATCCACCTGCGCGGGCGCGGCCTTCCGCAGGTGAACGCCTCGGGCGTGGGCGACATGCATGTGCGCGTTCAGCTGTGGACGCCGGATCGCGTCAGCCGCGAGGAGGAGGCACTCCTCAGGGAACTCCTCGCTCACGCACAGACGCCGCCGGAGAGCGCGCGATCCAAGGGGTTCTGGTCCAGGATGAAGGAGGCGCTGGGCGCGTGA
- a CDS encoding 50S ribosomal protein L11 methyltransferase yields the protein MSWSSLRVDAGAARDEVLAALFSAGALGVHEDGASLVTHFPPEADMPAIVAAVREASPDALCTVGRADDTDWSLAWRDRLRAHDLGAVTIAPPWLAEGLDPARTIVIDPGMAFGTGDHPTTRGAIRLLQQVMSPGLVVADLGAGSGVLAIAAAKLGASRVFAVEYDGEAIANAEENVRANGMDGVVHVFEGDAGVLLPLVAPVDLIVANIISSVLVELLPAMYQALRPGGIAVLAGILVDEQSSMLEALAADGWSVRADDAEENWWSVTIARP from the coding sequence GTGAGCTGGTCGTCGCTGCGGGTCGATGCGGGCGCAGCGCGCGACGAGGTGCTCGCCGCGCTGTTCTCCGCCGGAGCGCTCGGGGTGCACGAAGACGGCGCCAGCCTCGTCACGCACTTTCCGCCCGAAGCGGACATGCCCGCCATCGTCGCGGCCGTTCGTGAGGCCTCGCCGGATGCGCTGTGCACGGTGGGCCGCGCGGACGACACCGATTGGAGTCTGGCCTGGCGCGATCGGCTGCGGGCCCACGACCTCGGTGCCGTGACGATCGCGCCCCCGTGGCTGGCCGAGGGCCTCGACCCGGCGCGGACCATCGTGATCGATCCGGGCATGGCCTTTGGTACCGGAGACCATCCCACGACGCGAGGCGCGATCCGCCTGCTGCAGCAGGTCATGAGCCCCGGATTGGTGGTTGCGGACCTGGGCGCGGGCAGCGGAGTGCTCGCCATCGCCGCGGCAAAGCTCGGGGCGTCGCGCGTCTTCGCGGTGGAGTACGACGGCGAGGCGATCGCCAACGCCGAGGAGAATGTCCGAGCGAACGGCATGGACGGTGTCGTACACGTGTTCGAGGGTGATGCCGGCGTGCTGCTCCCGCTCGTTGCGCCCGTGGACCTCATCGTGGCGAACATCATCTCCTCGGTGCTCGTGGAATTGCTGCCGGCGATGTATCAGGCGCTTCGCCCGGGTGGCATCGCCGTGCTGGCTGGCATCCTGGTCGACGAACAATCGTCCATGCTGGAAGCGCTCGCTGCCGATGGTTGGAGCGTGCGCGCCGATGACGCAGAGGAGAACTGGTGGAGCGTGACGATCGCGAGGCCGTAG
- a CDS encoding 16S rRNA (uracil(1498)-N(3))-methyltransferase: MERDDREAVASFLLAEEPLIRGATITLGDEVARHVRVRRLGVGASIALLDGQGQRALGTLVRLAPGVAVEVTSIDAAIPHPTIHLLVPIADRDRMLWLAEKVAELGVSSWRPVMYRRSRSVKPRGEGPTFTGKVRARMASALEQSGGRWLPSLYPESTLARAVSALPGEGARLVLDPAGTGIVTARMTAPVSIAIGPEGGLEEDERVALDAAGFTRVALGGDILRFETAAIAGVAIVRATLAEARTHA, from the coding sequence GTGGAGCGTGACGATCGCGAGGCCGTAGCGTCGTTCCTCCTCGCGGAGGAGCCGCTCATACGCGGCGCGACGATCACGCTGGGCGACGAGGTCGCCAGGCACGTGCGCGTGCGCCGGCTCGGCGTCGGTGCAAGCATCGCACTGCTCGACGGCCAGGGGCAGCGAGCGCTCGGGACGCTGGTACGCCTCGCGCCCGGCGTTGCCGTCGAGGTCACGTCGATCGATGCCGCCATCCCGCACCCGACGATTCACCTGCTCGTTCCCATCGCCGACCGGGACCGCATGCTCTGGCTCGCGGAGAAGGTCGCCGAGCTTGGCGTCTCGAGCTGGCGACCGGTCATGTACCGTCGCTCGCGCAGCGTGAAGCCACGCGGTGAGGGGCCAACCTTCACCGGAAAGGTGCGCGCGCGCATGGCGTCGGCGCTCGAACAGTCGGGCGGGCGCTGGCTCCCGTCGCTCTATCCCGAGAGCACGCTCGCCCGCGCGGTTTCGGCGCTCCCCGGCGAGGGCGCGCGCCTCGTGCTCGACCCGGCTGGCACGGGCATCGTTACCGCGCGCATGACGGCCCCGGTGTCGATCGCGATCGGGCCTGAAGGGGGACTTGAGGAGGATGAACGCGTGGCGCTTGATGCCGCCGGCTTCACGCGCGTCGCGCTGGGCGGGGATATCCTTCGATTCGAAACCGCCGCGATCGCTGGCGTGGCGATCGTCCGCGCTACCCTGGCCGAGGCACGCACCCATGCCTGA
- a CDS encoding histidine triad nucleotide-binding protein, which yields MPDSCLFCRIAKGEIPATLVASDEHNLAFRDINPQAPVHVLVIPRTHVATLNDATDAGVLGRLLLTCAAVAKSEGIAESGYRTVINTNAAAGQTVFHVHAHVLGQRPLAWPPG from the coding sequence ATGCCTGATTCCTGTCTCTTCTGTCGTATCGCCAAGGGCGAGATCCCGGCAACCCTGGTGGCCAGCGACGAGCACAACCTCGCGTTTCGCGACATCAATCCGCAGGCGCCGGTTCACGTGCTCGTGATTCCGCGAACCCACGTTGCGACACTCAACGATGCGACCGATGCCGGGGTGCTCGGCCGACTCCTGTTGACGTGTGCGGCGGTGGCGAAGTCGGAGGGGATCGCCGAGTCAGGGTATCGGACCGTGATCAACACGAACGCTGCCGCTGGCCAGACGGTGTTTCACGTGCATGCGCACGTGCTGGGTCAGCGTCCGCTCGCGTGGCCGCCGGGGTAG
- a CDS encoding GatB/YqeY domain-containing protein: MSELLARIQRDALAARKAQERAASLLLGTLLSEMKNKEIELRRALTDEDAVDVVRKALKRRREAVEAFTKGARPELAEREANEASALEAYLPPAIDPAEVRAAVRAAIEGGATAIGAVMGKVVPRFKGQVDGAVLSAIVKEELAAPR, encoded by the coding sequence ATGTCGGAACTCCTCGCCCGCATCCAGCGGGACGCCCTCGCTGCCCGAAAGGCACAGGAAAGGGCTGCGTCCCTCCTGCTTGGCACCCTGCTCTCGGAGATGAAGAACAAGGAGATCGAGCTGCGCCGCGCGCTCACCGACGAGGACGCCGTCGACGTCGTGCGCAAGGCGCTGAAGCGTCGCCGTGAAGCGGTGGAGGCCTTTACCAAGGGTGCGCGACCGGAACTCGCGGAGCGCGAGGCGAACGAGGCGTCGGCGCTGGAGGCGTACCTGCCGCCGGCCATCGACCCTGCCGAGGTGCGTGCCGCGGTCCGTGCCGCCATCGAGGGCGGCGCCACGGCGATCGGCGCCGTGATGGGCAAGGTCGTGCCCCGATTCAAGGGTCAGGTGGACGGCGCGGTGCTCAGCGCCATCGTCAAGGAGGAGCTGGCGGCGCCGCGCTGA
- a CDS encoding endonuclease MutS2, with protein sequence MNPHALSVLQFASVLDVVAGHAATSLGAEVVRALRPLGDLADAEQALTRVTAMRALVSSDAGWSPQGFADVRAALARLRVPGTQLTGPELRDVAQLARASRLTAESLRDPRQPLVARTVLDALRQRLPAHPRHEAAVDRAIDDDGTVRDDASPLLRRVRRELRHAQGDLVALLERIVSRLEPHQRVLDASVTLRNGRFVIPIRREARGAVGGLVHDASGSGATLFVEPPAAIEACNRIRELEGEEAREVDRILMALSDELRPSATELRDALDALVELDGLYARARYAIRFRCEATRLRRAGEGFAVRDGRHPLLLAQGIEVVPFDLTMEPGERTLLVSGPNTGGKTVLLKALALFSAMLQSGIPVPAAGASEVAAYDDVFADIGDEQSIEASLSTFSAHLKNLGEILRSSTARSLVVIDELGSGTDPAEGAALGGAILEALTTRGAMTVATTHLGALKELATEVPGIVNASLEFDAVALGPTYRLVKGIPGRSYGLSIARRLQLPESVIARAEERVPTVERDLNALLQALEARDGAMAVREQELAASTEAAQERSRRLAEREARLRERERAVERESRQEARRHVLDARQTVEQVLRDLKRAKDGNVEEAAREARRRLEHTATKQGDRLEQIAREEQNVQRRAAPRPETSPLGIGDTVEILPLEGRTARVVELRDDEVVVALGAMKMSYRRSALRHTEARPVEPVATVTGDVPDIIAASEVDVRGMRADEMEEPVLQAIDAAVRADLHSLRIIHGKGTGVLRERVAEMLQKDTRVRTFRLGLWNEGGAGVTIVDL encoded by the coding sequence GTGAACCCCCACGCCCTTTCCGTCCTGCAGTTCGCGTCGGTCCTCGACGTGGTGGCGGGGCACGCCGCGACGTCGTTAGGCGCCGAGGTGGTGCGCGCGCTCCGACCGTTGGGGGATCTCGCAGACGCGGAGCAGGCACTCACGCGCGTCACGGCCATGCGGGCCCTGGTGTCGAGCGACGCGGGATGGTCGCCGCAGGGATTCGCCGACGTGCGGGCGGCGCTCGCCCGGCTCCGCGTGCCTGGGACGCAGCTCACGGGTCCCGAGCTGCGTGACGTCGCGCAGCTCGCGCGCGCGAGCCGACTCACGGCCGAGTCCCTGCGCGATCCACGCCAGCCGCTCGTGGCGCGGACCGTGCTGGATGCGCTGCGACAGCGGCTGCCCGCGCACCCCAGGCACGAAGCCGCCGTCGACCGGGCCATTGATGACGACGGCACGGTCCGCGATGACGCATCGCCGCTGCTGCGCCGCGTGCGGCGGGAGTTGCGACACGCGCAGGGCGATCTCGTCGCCCTCCTTGAACGCATCGTCAGTCGCCTCGAACCGCACCAGCGCGTGCTCGACGCATCGGTGACGCTGCGCAACGGGCGCTTCGTGATCCCCATCCGTCGCGAAGCGCGAGGGGCGGTGGGTGGCCTGGTGCACGACGCCTCCGGGTCCGGCGCCACGCTCTTCGTCGAACCCCCGGCGGCGATCGAGGCGTGCAATCGCATTCGTGAGTTGGAGGGAGAAGAAGCGCGCGAGGTCGATCGCATCCTCATGGCGTTGAGCGATGAGCTACGGCCCAGTGCCACCGAACTGCGGGATGCGCTCGACGCGCTCGTCGAACTCGACGGACTGTACGCGCGGGCCAGGTACGCGATTCGCTTCCGATGCGAGGCGACGCGACTGCGACGGGCAGGGGAGGGCTTCGCGGTTCGCGACGGCCGGCACCCACTGCTGCTCGCGCAGGGCATCGAGGTGGTGCCCTTCGACCTCACCATGGAGCCCGGCGAGCGGACGCTGCTCGTGTCCGGCCCCAACACCGGGGGCAAGACCGTCCTCCTCAAGGCGCTCGCCCTCTTCTCGGCCATGCTGCAGAGCGGCATCCCGGTGCCGGCGGCGGGAGCGAGCGAGGTGGCGGCCTACGATGACGTCTTCGCCGACATCGGCGACGAGCAGTCGATCGAGGCGAGCCTGTCCACGTTCAGCGCACACCTGAAGAACCTGGGCGAGATCCTGAGGTCATCCACGGCGCGCTCGCTGGTGGTGATCGACGAGCTGGGCTCGGGCACGGATCCCGCCGAGGGAGCTGCGCTGGGTGGTGCGATCCTGGAGGCGCTCACCACGCGTGGGGCGATGACCGTGGCCACGACGCACCTCGGCGCGCTCAAGGAACTGGCAACCGAAGTCCCCGGCATCGTGAACGCCTCGCTCGAGTTCGATGCCGTGGCGCTCGGCCCGACGTATCGGTTGGTCAAGGGGATACCAGGGCGTTCGTATGGGTTGAGCATTGCCCGACGCCTGCAGCTCCCTGAATCGGTCATCGCCCGCGCTGAGGAACGCGTGCCTACCGTGGAGCGCGATCTCAACGCGCTGCTGCAGGCCCTCGAGGCGCGTGACGGCGCGATGGCCGTTCGCGAGCAGGAACTCGCGGCCTCGACGGAAGCCGCACAGGAGCGTTCGCGCCGCCTGGCCGAGCGCGAGGCGCGGCTGCGCGAACGGGAGCGCGCGGTGGAGCGCGAATCGCGCCAGGAGGCCCGTCGCCACGTGCTGGACGCCCGTCAGACCGTGGAACAGGTGCTGCGAGACCTCAAACGGGCAAAGGACGGGAACGTCGAGGAGGCGGCGCGCGAGGCCCGGCGTCGCCTGGAGCACACGGCCACGAAGCAGGGTGATCGGCTCGAGCAGATTGCCCGCGAGGAGCAGAACGTCCAGCGCCGCGCGGCGCCGCGCCCGGAGACGTCCCCGTTAGGCATCGGAGACACCGTCGAGATCCTGCCGCTCGAGGGTCGCACCGCGCGCGTCGTCGAGTTGCGCGACGACGAGGTGGTGGTGGCCCTGGGCGCAATGAAGATGAGCTACCGGCGATCGGCCCTGCGTCACACCGAGGCGCGGCCGGTGGAGCCCGTCGCGACGGTCACGGGCGATGTGCCGGACATCATTGCGGCCTCCGAGGTGGACGTACGCGGAATGCGCGCCGACGAGATGGAGGAGCCCGTGCTGCAGGCCATCGACGCCGCGGTCCGCGCCGATCTGCATTCGCTCCGCATCATCCATGGCAAGGGCACCGGCGTGCTGCGGGAACGCGTCGCCGAAATGCTGCAGAAGGACACCCGCGTGCGCACGTTCCGCCTCGGGCTCTGGAACGAGGGCGGCGCCGGCGTGACGATCGTGGACTTATGA
- a CDS encoding DNA primase → MIPDHEVERVRESADIVAVIGEYVELKRQGTDFRGPCPFHQGTHRNFSVSPRKRLYYCFVCHEHGDVFTFVQKRLGLDWPGSVRHVAEKTGIELHEVTSSRHDGPDPREPLWEANAAAAQYFQRILWEDELGAAAREYLGQRTIDRALAERFGLGFAPREIGLMRAHLNTLGIDDARQLEAGLLVRRAEEEEPRPRFRQRLVFPILDLSGRGVGFGGRLIGPGEPKYLNSAESAVYSKGALLYNLNQARLAARRDDRLFLVEGYFDAMRLVGAGVDAVVAPLGTALTEAQAELVKRYTKNVFLLYDSDKAGLKATFKAGDLLLRQGLSVRVVSLPAGEDPDTFVQKQGREALERATEAAIDVFDRKVQILERGGWFADLHRRRKAVDYLLPTIRACIDPVMRDMYLARASQASGVARQVLEEEAGAAGRRDTNRAPAAPATVPAPPQPQERPRAARPRPRPRGPAISAERELIRAMLRERAVIERVAERFGPDSFQEPTYRAIFERVLALEESATIEQLAEGMSHDAIEAMQGLLAEPEAIQHLERTVEDSLSRLEVRRLEERNRAIDALTPMAQGEEKDVLIAEKMGNQREIARLGNALGTP, encoded by the coding sequence ATGATCCCCGATCACGAGGTCGAGCGGGTCCGCGAGAGCGCCGACATCGTCGCCGTCATCGGCGAATACGTGGAACTCAAGCGGCAAGGCACCGACTTCCGTGGGCCCTGCCCGTTCCACCAGGGAACGCACCGCAATTTTTCCGTGTCACCACGCAAGCGACTGTACTACTGCTTCGTGTGTCACGAGCACGGGGACGTGTTCACGTTCGTGCAGAAGCGCCTGGGTCTCGACTGGCCGGGATCGGTGCGGCACGTCGCCGAGAAGACCGGTATCGAGTTGCACGAAGTCACGTCGTCGCGGCACGATGGGCCGGATCCGCGTGAGCCACTGTGGGAAGCCAATGCCGCGGCCGCGCAGTACTTCCAGCGGATCCTCTGGGAGGACGAGCTTGGCGCGGCGGCGCGCGAGTACCTCGGGCAGCGCACGATCGATCGGGCCCTGGCGGAACGCTTCGGGCTCGGATTTGCCCCGCGCGAGATCGGGCTCATGCGCGCGCACCTGAACACCCTCGGCATCGACGACGCGCGGCAGCTCGAGGCCGGGCTCCTCGTGCGACGCGCCGAAGAGGAGGAGCCGCGCCCGCGCTTCCGGCAGCGGCTCGTGTTCCCGATCCTCGACCTCTCGGGTCGCGGGGTGGGATTCGGCGGTCGCCTGATCGGTCCCGGCGAACCCAAGTACCTCAACTCGGCCGAATCCGCGGTGTACTCCAAAGGCGCGCTGCTGTACAACCTCAACCAGGCCCGGCTCGCCGCGCGACGCGACGATCGATTGTTCCTCGTCGAGGGCTACTTTGACGCCATGCGCCTTGTCGGGGCAGGGGTCGACGCGGTGGTGGCGCCGCTGGGTACCGCCCTTACCGAGGCGCAGGCGGAGCTCGTCAAGCGCTACACGAAGAACGTGTTCCTGCTGTACGACTCCGACAAGGCCGGACTCAAGGCGACCTTCAAGGCCGGCGACCTCCTGCTCCGGCAGGGCCTGTCGGTCCGCGTGGTGTCGCTCCCCGCCGGCGAAGACCCGGACACCTTCGTGCAGAAGCAGGGGCGCGAGGCGCTGGAACGCGCGACCGAAGCAGCGATCGATGTGTTCGATCGCAAGGTACAGATCCTGGAGCGCGGTGGCTGGTTTGCCGACCTGCATCGACGGCGAAAGGCGGTGGACTACCTGCTCCCCACGATTCGGGCGTGCATCGACCCGGTGATGCGCGACATGTACCTCGCTCGCGCGTCGCAGGCGTCGGGGGTGGCGCGGCAGGTGCTCGAGGAGGAAGCCGGCGCTGCGGGACGTCGCGACACGAACCGCGCGCCAGCGGCGCCAGCCACCGTTCCGGCGCCCCCTCAGCCGCAGGAACGCCCCCGCGCCGCGCGCCCGCGGCCGCGCCCTCGAGGGCCGGCGATCTCGGCCGAACGGGAGCTGATCCGCGCGATGCTCCGGGAACGCGCCGTCATCGAACGTGTGGCCGAACGCTTCGGACCCGATAGCTTTCAGGAGCCCACCTACCGCGCGATCTTCGAGCGCGTGCTCGCGCTGGAGGAGTCCGCCACGATCGAGCAGCTGGCCGAGGGCATGTCGCACGACGCGATCGAAGCGATGCAGGGTCTGCTCGCGGAACCCGAAGCCATCCAGCACCTCGAACGGACGGTGGAGGACAGCCTGTCGCGGCTCGAAGTGCGGCGGCTCGAGGAGAGGAATCGCGCCATCGATGCGCTCACACCGATGGCGCAGGGTGAGGAGAAGGACGTGTTGATCGCGGAGAAGATGGGCAACCAGCGGGAGATCGCCCGCCTCGGGAACGCCCTCGGAACTCCCTGA
- the recJ gene encoding single-stranded-DNA-specific exonuclease RecJ — protein sequence MTAPPVRRRLAPRWKAVPAPDPRLVDRLTSELHLPPLVSRLLVTRGYGDLEEARRYLRPRLEHLHDASLMLGMDRAVDRLARAIQRGEKILVHGDYDVDGICSSTIMVKVLRHLGGVAEPFVPHRMTDGYDLGDAGVDAAIRQGATLVLTCDCGTSAHTAIARLASAGIDVIVSDHHLPSRPVPECVAVLNPRQPGCEYPDKDLCAAGVAFKLSLALLRKLGGSDNVALRLLDLVALATIADVAPLRGENRALARYGLKMMSDTNHVGLRALIEAAGLAGSPLTAGKIGFVLAPRLNAAGRVGHAMRGVELLLSSDVTECNRLARDLEELNKARQDIDRETLAQARAMTDRLDLDQVYGVVLGAEGWHPGVIGIVASRLVEDIARPVMLVALEQGMGKGSGRSPSRFDLHAGLTACSDLLVRYGGHRAAAGITIAADRLDAFAERFNQVARERLTPDDLYHELRIDLELSADDITADLEALLRYFEPYGMGNPAPTLAIRGARLHGPPRTVGKDGQGLKLRLASGHGPIDALGWGMADRIGEFASGAAVDVAFRLERDSYMGETRIVTRISDVRG from the coding sequence ATGACCGCCCCTCCCGTTCGCCGAAGATTGGCCCCTCGGTGGAAGGCCGTCCCCGCGCCCGATCCCCGGCTGGTGGACCGCCTGACGAGCGAACTGCACCTGCCGCCGCTGGTGAGCCGCTTGCTCGTCACCCGTGGCTACGGCGACCTCGAGGAGGCGAGGCGCTACCTGCGCCCGCGGCTGGAACACCTGCACGACGCATCGCTGATGCTCGGCATGGACCGCGCCGTCGATCGGCTGGCGCGCGCCATCCAGCGTGGAGAGAAGATTCTCGTCCACGGGGACTACGATGTGGACGGCATCTGTTCCTCGACGATCATGGTCAAGGTCCTGCGCCACCTGGGCGGCGTGGCCGAGCCGTTCGTGCCGCACCGGATGACCGACGGGTACGACCTGGGGGATGCCGGCGTGGATGCCGCGATCCGCCAGGGCGCAACACTCGTGTTGACCTGCGACTGTGGCACCAGCGCGCACACCGCCATCGCGCGGCTCGCAAGCGCCGGGATCGACGTCATCGTGTCCGATCACCACCTGCCGAGCCGCCCGGTGCCAGAGTGCGTGGCGGTGCTCAACCCCAGGCAGCCGGGCTGCGAGTACCCGGACAAGGATCTGTGCGCCGCGGGCGTCGCCTTCAAGCTCTCGCTGGCGCTGCTCCGCAAGCTCGGTGGCAGCGACAACGTGGCGCTGCGCCTCCTGGACCTCGTCGCCCTGGCGACCATTGCCGATGTCGCACCGCTGCGCGGCGAAAATCGCGCGCTCGCGCGATACGGCCTCAAGATGATGAGCGATACGAACCACGTGGGGCTCCGCGCGCTCATCGAGGCGGCGGGACTTGCGGGTTCTCCGCTGACCGCCGGGAAGATCGGTTTCGTGCTGGCGCCGCGACTCAATGCGGCCGGGCGCGTGGGACATGCGATGCGTGGTGTCGAACTGCTGCTCTCGTCCGACGTCACCGAATGCAATCGACTCGCGCGCGATCTCGAGGAACTCAACAAAGCTCGCCAGGACATCGATCGCGAGACGCTCGCCCAGGCGCGCGCGATGACGGACCGGCTCGATCTCGACCAGGTCTATGGCGTGGTCCTCGGTGCCGAAGGCTGGCACCCCGGCGTTATCGGGATCGTGGCCTCGCGGCTCGTGGAAGACATCGCGCGGCCCGTGATGCTCGTCGCGCTCGAGCAGGGCATGGGGAAGGGCTCGGGGCGATCACCCTCGCGCTTCGACCTGCACGCGGGACTCACCGCCTGCAGCGACCTCCTCGTGCGCTACGGCGGGCACCGGGCCGCGGCGGGCATCACCATCGCTGCCGATCGCCTCGACGCGTTCGCCGAGCGATTCAACCAGGTCGCGCGCGAGCGTCTCACGCCCGACGACCTGTACCACGAGCTTCGCATCGACCTCGAACTTTCGGCCGATGACATTACCGCCGATCTCGAGGCGCTCCTGCGGTACTTCGAGCCGTACGGGATGGGGAACCCCGCGCCGACGCTCGCCATCCGAGGGGCGCGATTGCATGGCCCGCCGCGTACGGTGGGCAAGGACGGGCAAGGCCTCAAGCTGCGCCTGGCGTCGGGACACGGTCCAATCGACGCGTTGGGGTGGGGCATGGCCGATCGCATCGGGGAGTTTGCCAGCGGCGCGGCGGTTGACGTGGCGTTCCGGCTCGAACGCGACAGCTACATGGGCGAGACCAGGATCGTGACGCGGATCAGCGACGTTCGCGGCTGA